CAGGAGTTTCAGCCAGCGGGTGACCATTTTTTCTTCTTCCTGCATCCTGGTCAGTAAGCGGAACTCCCGGAGGGCCATGATATAAAAGACCGTAAAAACGATCACGCTCAGTGGTTCCAGGATGGTGCCATACCAGGCATCCAGTAAAAAGGGATCAAGAATAACCTGCTTACCATTCACATGCAGGATCCAGATCACTAATAAAGATGCCCGGATCGTAAAAGCCGCCCACACGAATATATAATACCGCCAGGCATTGCGGATGGGAACAGCTGTGCGAAAAGAACGCACGTAGAGATAAAAGGATGCCCCTAATCCAAAGATCAATACAAAAGGGAACAGGTTAAAGAGGTACATGAACCTGAAAAGTTCCGAACTCCAGTTCAGTGTTTCAAAACCATTATAACTCAATATGAGTATGAAGAAAGCAAGCGAACGCTTCTGCAGTTTATTATCACCGGGAGAAAAATAAAGGTACAGGCCGAAGAAAAGAGCCTGTAGCGCACCCAATAACACGATCAGTGAAAAAACATCCAGTTTCATACCACTTAAAGATATAAATTTGAAAGAACACTTTATTATCTATGAAACATATCATCATCATTTTAACAGCACTCGTTACTTCTTCCTTTATACCGGCGAAGGATAATTATAAACTCGTATGGGCAGACGAATTCAATAAGGATGGCGCGCCCGATCCTGCAAAATGGGATTATGAATACGGTTTTGTACGTAACCAGGAACCGCAATGGTACCAGCCGGAAAATGCCAGCTGTAAAGACGGCTTCCTGATCATTGAAGCTAAAAAGGAAAGAAAAAAGAACACCAGCTACGATTCCACCAGCAAACATTGGCAACGGAACCGGGAATATGCAGAATATACCTCTGCCTGCCTGATCACAAAAGGGAAATTTGATTTCAAATATGGCAAGGTGACCATGCGGGCAAAGATAGATATCCGCAAAGGCATGTGGCCCGCCTTCTGGATGCTGGGCAATAAAAAAGGTGCCACCCGCTGGCCTGCCTGCGGTGAAGTAGATATCATGGAATACTACCGTGGCAACCTGCTGGCCAATGCCTGCTGGGAAGGAGAAAAGTCATCCGCCTGGGACGAAGCAAAATGGCCTGTGGCAGATATGGGTGGTGCCGCCTGGGCAGAAAAGTTCCATGAATGGCAGCTGATATGGGATGAGCAGAAAATGGTGATCTCTGTAGACGGTAAAGAACTGAACCAGGTGGATATGAGCAAAACCATCAATGTACATCGTGGAGATAATCCCTTTAAGGAGAATTTCTTTTTACTGCTCAACTTCGCATTAGGACAGGCAGGCGAAGAAATACCTGCTGAAAACATTCCGGCTAAGTTCATTGTTGATTACGTTAGAGTTTACCAGTAAATAGATAAAGCATATGAAAAAAGCGATCCTGCACGTATTATTGGGCCGGGAGAAAAAGATCACCGAAGAAGAAACAGTGATACAGCCTTTGCCGCATAAAGATTTCAGATTTGCCAACCCCTTTATTGTGATCCATCACATTGGCCCGGAAGTGATAAAACCCGGATCGGAATTGCGTATTCACCCACATCCGCATCGCGGGTTCTCCCCTGTTACTTTTTCCATACAGGGAGAAGGTTATCATATGGATAATGCCGGCCATTCCGGTACTATCTCCGCAGGTGGCATTCAGTGGATGTTTGCAGGAAAAGGATTGCTGCACAGCGAAGGGCCTACCAAAGCGATCTTGGAAAAAGGCGGTACACAGGAATGGATCCAGATCTGGGTGAATGTACCCAAAGCTAATAAGTGGGATGATCCTTATTACCAATCTGCTGTAAAAGATCAGTTGCCCGTAGTGCTGGAACAGGAAGGTGTGCAGTTAAGGCTGGCCAGTGGGGAATATGAAGGCAAAAAGAGCCCCATGAAAAGCTTCACGCCTGTTATTGCTATCATTGGTACCATTCAAAAAGGTAAAACGGTGAAGATAGATGCAACACCAGGTTACCAGGCATTACTATATGTTTCAAAAGGCAGTATCTCCGCTAATGATAGAGATGCCGTTCCCTTCCATAACCTGATCGTTTTTGAAAAAGAAAATGATGAGATCGTTATCACCGCGCTGGAGGATGCAGCCATCCTCTTCCTCTCCGCAGAACCGATCGATGAACCCGTAGCTGCCAAGGATAATTTTGTGATGAATACGGCGGAAGAAGTGGAACAGGCCATCTCCGATTACAAAAATGGCCTGTTCGGAACACTGCAATACTAATTAATATCTTTTCCCTCTTTCAACTTCGCAATGTGCTGTTGCAGCTGCTTTTTGGCGTCCGCGCCGGGAGCTGCTGCCAGTGCCTGCGTTGCAAATTTGAGGGCATTTTTATAATCCCCTGCACCGGAATAACCACGTGTTAACCCCATCAGTGTAGTATACTCATTAGGATGATGATCATGGTTCATCTTAAAGATCTCCAGTGCTTCTTTGCTTTTTTTCTGTGCCAGTAACTGACGGCCATACTGGTGTATATCATTCACACTGCCGAAAGGCAACGCCTTCTTCATGATCTCCGCAGCTTTAGCCTCCTGACCCAGTTTGGAAAGCACCTGCGCTTTGGTGCTCCATGCGCCGAAGCTTTTTTCTCCGCCAAAATTAGGTCCTGTTGCTGTATCTGTCCAGAGCAGCGCTTCATTGAGGTTGGTGTTGTGTTCTATACAGTACATTGCGGCATGATTCCAGCTCTCCCACATAAAACCTTTTTCAGAACGTAATTCCTTGCGGATGGAAGCCAGTTGTTCTTCCACTACATTCACTTCTACCTTGAAAGGGATCATCAGTTTTTCCCATTCCAGGCCAATGGTGGCGGAGTTATCCGTTTCATTCAAAAACTCATACTTCAGCCATTCTACACTCGTATCTAATGCTACGGGTTTCACTTTTACCCGCAGGGCATCTTCCTTTTCGTCATAAAAATAATGCCCCCAGGAGCTGGAGTTTTTAGAAAAGATAAGGGTAGACTCTTCAGGGCCATAAGCAATAAAGAAACCATACTTTCCTTTAGCCAGGGGCTGTCCCTCGATCTTTACATCGCTGCTGAATTCAATGGTGGTGTTTTCATTAGCACCGGCACGCCAGGGAGCAGATTTGCTGCTACCGAAACCGGGGTTCTCAAATCCAACATGAACAAGTTGTCCCCAGACCTTACCCTCCCGGCCTTTCACACCGGGCCTGTCGTAATGAA
This DNA window, taken from Chitinophaga niabensis, encodes the following:
- a CDS encoding glycoside hydrolase family 16 protein, whose protein sequence is MKHIIIILTALVTSSFIPAKDNYKLVWADEFNKDGAPDPAKWDYEYGFVRNQEPQWYQPENASCKDGFLIIEAKKERKKNTSYDSTSKHWQRNREYAEYTSACLITKGKFDFKYGKVTMRAKIDIRKGMWPAFWMLGNKKGATRWPACGEVDIMEYYRGNLLANACWEGEKSSAWDEAKWPVADMGGAAWAEKFHEWQLIWDEQKMVISVDGKELNQVDMSKTINVHRGDNPFKENFFLLLNFALGQAGEEIPAENIPAKFIVDYVRVYQ
- a CDS encoding pirin family protein gives rise to the protein MKKAILHVLLGREKKITEEETVIQPLPHKDFRFANPFIVIHHIGPEVIKPGSELRIHPHPHRGFSPVTFSIQGEGYHMDNAGHSGTISAGGIQWMFAGKGLLHSEGPTKAILEKGGTQEWIQIWVNVPKANKWDDPYYQSAVKDQLPVVLEQEGVQLRLASGEYEGKKSPMKSFTPVIAIIGTIQKGKTVKIDATPGYQALLYVSKGSISANDRDAVPFHNLIVFEKENDEIVITALEDAAILFLSAEPIDEPVAAKDNFVMNTAEEVEQAISDYKNGLFGTLQY
- a CDS encoding DUF2911 domain-containing protein; amino-acid sequence: MKTLTFTICLTWCVTSLFAQSLLNIPHQGGNKKAAVSERIGLTEVTIHYDRPGVKGREGKVWGQLVHVGFENPGFGSSKSAPWRAGANENTTIEFSSDVKIEGQPLAKGKYGFFIAYGPEESTLIFSKNSSSWGHYFYDEKEDALRVKVKPVALDTSVEWLKYEFLNETDNSATIGLEWEKLMIPFKVEVNVVEEQLASIRKELRSEKGFMWESWNHAAMYCIEHNTNLNEALLWTDTATGPNFGGEKSFGAWSTKAQVLSKLGQEAKAAEIMKKALPFGSVNDIHQYGRQLLAQKKSKEALEIFKMNHDHHPNEYTTLMGLTRGYSGAGDYKNALKFATQALAAAPGADAKKQLQQHIAKLKEGKDIN